The genomic DNA GAGGACCTTATTAGCGCGCTGGTGTTTGATTTTGAGGTTGAGAAGACGCCGCATGAACGGTTAGCGGAGGTGTACCAGTCGCCGGGGAAATCCGGTATATCACGTTCGTATATCACTTCTATGCATTCGGAGGGCTTTCGAACCGGTATTAAAACGGCCCTTGAGTTTTTAGGCATTGAGGTAACAGGGGTCAATGTGTGATTTGATTGAAAGGTGTTGGCTGAATTGACTGAACTAGAACTGGATATAAGCTTCGGGAAGCATCGGGCAGACACGAATTGGAAGCCGGAGTATTTAACCTGGGAAGAGTTCGTTACCCGGCTGCAAAAGGTACGACGGACGGTGGAGACGATGGCGCAGTATGACGGCATGAATGCCGCTTCTCAGGGTAAAGCCAAAGATGGTCCTGCTTTTGTTGGCGGTATGATACGGGGCGGCCGCCGGAAAAAGGAGAACGTAGACACCCGCAGCTTAATTACTTTGGATATTGATAACGGTGACGATGATTTTATTTTCACTTGTGACTTGGTGCTTGGGGGGACAGCTTATGTCGTCTACTCCACGCACAGCCACCGTCCACACAAGCCTAAATACCGTTTGATCATCCCTGTTGATCGGGCTATGAGCCCGGATGAGTACGCGGCAGTCAGCCGGAAGCTGGCAGAGCAAATTGGCATGACGTACTTTGATCGGACGACCTTCGATGTGCATCGTCTCATGTATATGCCAAGTTGCTCCAAGGACGCGAATCCGGTCATTGAAGTGTTTGACGGTGATCCGCTGGACGTAGACCAGGTACTTGCTCAATACACCAACTGGCAAGACGTTATGGCCTGGCCTCGTCATAAGGACGATAAGGGTGGGCCTGTACTGTTCGGTAAGAGGGCGCAGGACCCACGGGAGAAGTTCGGCGTTATTGGTCTGTTCTGCCGGGCATTTTCCATTGAAGAGGGAATTGACACGTTTCTGTCTGACACCTATACGCCTGGAACGATGGAGAACAGGTATACCTATATCCCCGGCACATCCGCCAATGGTCTGGAAGTTTACCCGGATCAGGATCTAGCCTATTCGCATCAAGACAGCGATCCGGTGGCTGATGGCCGTACTTATAATGTGTTTGACCTGCTGCGGGTGCATAAGTTTGGGCACCTTGACGAGCGGGTGAAAGACCATACGCCGGATGCTAAGAAACCGAGCCATCTGGCTATGGAACAGTGGGCGGCGACGCGGCCGGAGGTAAAAAAGCTCAGTACCGCCGAGCGGATGGCTGATTTTGCAGAGATGGCCGAAGGCTTCGAACCTGATAGTGATGATGAAGACCCGGAGGACGACGAGTGGGAAACGAAGCTGGAGCTTCATCACAAGACAGGCGCATTGCTACCCACGGCCGGGAACGTGGAGCTAATTCTAACACATGATATCTGGCGTGGCATTCTCGCCTTTGATGCGTTTGGCAATACAGAGGTTATTAAAAAGCCGTTGCCTTGGCGGCAGAGGGACCGGGAGAACCGGGACTATGAACCCTGGTTGGGGGCCGATGATAAACGGCTGCAACATTGGTTTGCCAAAGCACACAGTATTAATTCCGCCAAGACCATCCAGAACGCCTTTACGGAGGTTGTTCACCGGAACACGTTCCATCCTATTAAAGCGTATCTGGAAGCTATACCGTGGGACGGTGTGCCGCGTGCAGAACGGATTTTCGTGGACTATTTGGGGGCCCCAGATACGCATTATACCCGGCAGGCTACCCGGAAGATGCTACTTGCTGCGGTTATGCGGCTCTATCGTCCTGGCTGTAAGTTTGATCAGATGCTTGTTTTAGTGGGGCCCCAGGGGGCAGGTAAGAGTAGTTTGCTGGCGAAACTTGGCCGTGAGTGGTTTTCTGACAGCTTGCGGACGTTTGAAAATAAGGAAGCCGGGGAGCATTTGCAGTCAGGTTGGATCTTCGAGATCGGGGAGCTGTCGGCGCTTAAAAAGACTGAAGTGGATGAGGTAAAAGCCTTCTTGTCTAAAACGGAAGACAGGTACCGTGTGGCTTACGATCGGCAAGTTACGGAATTTCCACGTAAATGCGTGTTCTTCGGGACAACCAATACACGGGATTTTCTTCGCGACACCACAGGAAATCGGCGCTTTTGGCCTGTGGAGATTTTCCCAGATAATGCCGCGCTGAGCCATTGGGACGATATGGACGATGATGTGGTACGCCAGATATGGGCAGAGGTTATCCGCTGGTTCAAGGCGGGGGAAACCTTGGAGCTGGACCGGGAAGCACGCGTGGCGGCAGAGCAGCAGCAAGCATCACACATGGAATCTGATCCGCGTGACGGACTTATTCAGGAATGGCTTGATCAGCCCATTGAAGATGAAATGGGTCGGCCTACCGAGGATTTTCGGGATCGGGTGTGTGCGTCTCAAATATGGACGGAGTGCCTAGGTAACAAAAAGGGGTCTTTGCGTTCATGGGAAGCTAAGGAGATTATGAGTATCATGCGCAGTATGCCAGGATGGGAAGAAAGAAAGGGTAAAGCCAAGGTGACGGGCTACGGTGTCCAACGTGTATTTGAGAGGTTGCACTGAAAGGTTGCCTGAGGGTTGCCATACAGATGTATGGCAACCTTTACGGTTTCCGTAGTTGCCCTGATGTTGCCGGGAAAACATACCCTGTGGCAACAAGAAAACTACTACAACCCAAAGGCTTTTATCTATGAAGTTGCCAAGGTTGCCGTAAAATCTCTATAAGTAGTAGTAGTAGTAATTAAGTATACGTAGGGACTACTTAAACACCCATACAGGCTGTACGCGTGTGTGAGAAGCAATCCGGCAACCTTCAAAAAGGAGGACGCATGAGAGAATCTACACTGGAACGAAAGTTGGTGGATGCCGTCAAGCGGATTGGTGGTATGGCACCGAAATGGACAAGCCCTGGTAATCGTGGTGTACCTGATAGGTTGGTTATCCTTCCTAATGGCCTGACGGTGTACGTTGAGATGAAAGCTTCAGGTAAACCATTGCAGCCACTTCAAGTCCATTGGGCCAAGAAGCTGACCAAGCTAGGCCACCGAGTTTATAAAATTGATTCAGCCGCCGCCATAGATCAATTCATCAAAGAGGTGAGCAGCGTTGAGATATAAAGCACATCAATATCAGGATTATGCCACAGAGCGTATTTTGGATACGCCTTATATCGCCTTGCTACTCGAAATGGGTTTAGGTAAAACGGTATCTACGTTGACCGCAATTGATCTACTGTTGAACGAATACTTCGAAGCTGGCCGTGTCCTGGTGATTGCGCCGTTGCGAGTAGCGGAAGACACTTGGGCACGAGAGGTTGAGAAGTGGGATCATCTAAAGCATTTGCGTATTTCTAAAGTGTTGGGCAGTGCCGCTGTCCGGCGAAAGGCATTGAAGGCAGATGCCGATCTGTATGTGATTAATCGGGAGAATGTGGAATGGTTGGTGAGTGAGTACGGGACCAAGTGGCCGTTTGACACTGTTGTAATAGACGAACTATCCAGCTTCAAGAACCATCAATCCAAACGGTTTCGAGCTCTTCGTCGGATTCGACCTATGGTGAAACGGCTGATCGGCCTGACCGGAACACCAGCCCCAAATGGCTTGATGGATTTATGGGCACCTGTTTACCTGCTGGATCAGGGTGACCGGCTTGGTAAAACCGTGACTAGCTTCCGTGATCGTTACTTTGTCCCTGGTGAGCGTGACGGCCACGTTGTTTATAAATGGCATGAGAAGAAAGAGGCGCAGGAGCGGATTTATGAAGCCATATCAGATATAGCCGTGAGTATGAAGGCCGAAGACTGGTTGGAGCTGCCTGAACGAATTGACAGAATCGTTGATATCAGGCTGTCCCCTAAAGCGCAAGAGCTGTATGAAAAATTGGAAGAAGACTTATTAATCCCTTTCCGCGATGCGGATGTAGTTGCCAGTACCGCAGCCGTGTTGAGTAATAAGCTGCTGCAAATGGCTTCCGGCGCAGTTTATGACGAGGACAAGGGTGTGAAGCTGATTCATGATGCCAAGCTGGATGCCTTGGAAGATATCATTGAGGCGGCGAATGGTAAGCCTGTCATGGTGTTTTATAACTTTAAACATTCACTGGCCCGGATTCAGCAACGGTTCCCACAAGGCCGAATTTTGCGGAAAGGCAAAGACGGTACCGAGGATATTCGCGCTTGGAACAATGACGAGATACCGCTTCTGCTGCTGCATCCAAAGTCTGCCGGACACGGCCTGAACTTGCAGGACTCAAGCTGCCAAACCGTTGTATGGTTTGACCAAATTTGGAGTCTGGAAGAGGATCAGCAGGCCAATGCCCGTGTTCACCGTCAAGGGCAAACCCGCCGTATCGTGGTTATGCGTCTGGTAGCAGCAGGCACAATAGACGAGGATGCAGTAGCAGCATTGGAGCGTAAGGCTTCCGGTCAGGACGCGTTAATGGATGCTGTGAAAGCAAGAATTGAGAGGGTGAAGGGTTCATGAAAAAAGATATGGTAAATTCCCCGGACCACTATACAACTGGCGGAATTGAAACGATAGATTTTATACAAGCCAAGCTAGGTGTGGAAGGTTTCCGGGACTATTGTGTGGGGAACGTCATCAAGTATTGCAGCCGCTACAAGCACAAAGGCGGCAAAGAGGATTTGCAAAAAGCACGGTGGTATCTGGACCGCATGATTCAGGATGGTGAGCAGAATGAGTGAACAATTGACAGTCAACCAGCTTCAAGAATATAAACGTCTGCTTGCACGTATTAAGGTTTTGGAGACGTATTCCATCACAGGAGGACTTTTGCTGAGTACCCTTGCCGGTGATGATCGGTTGCAGGAGCTGCATAAGAAATTACGGGGTATAAAGACTTACATGTACCTGAACCGCCATGAACTGGAGCTGGAGCAAACCGCACACGCCTATCTGACTAGATACCCGACAGGAACACGGGCGCAACTGGCAGAGGTCAGACAGTGTGTTGGGGCTGACCCGGATGATGATAAGCTACTGCGAGAGCTGGAGCAGAAGATTCAGAAAGTCATTAAAGCGCGCGGTGGGGAAGTTGACGGGTACGGATTTGAGGATATTTTAGACCGCATTAGCCAGTTGCAGGATCTGGAGAGCCAGAAGAAGTATTTTCTACTTACGCTGGACACCTTGACCGGATACAATCAGAAGTATGGACGCATTTTGTATCTGCAATACGTAGAATTCAAAGAGCCGGGAGACATTGCGGACGAGATGGGGATTTCTTTACCAACCCTGTACAAATGGCGTAGACTGGCGATCAGGGAATATGCCGGGCTTATTGACGGCGTACTACCGATAAAATTGTGATAAAAAAGCGATAAAATATTGATAGTAAATCGAGACGACAACCCCGTTTTGACCGTGCTAAAATGGTATTGTGCCAAAGTTGTAAGAGGGTGTCTGTCTATGCTGTAGCGGTGTACGAACAGCACCTTTCATAAAATCGAACCAGTAAAAGGGCGACGGGAAACCGTTGCTTTTTTGCGTTTATGACACAACAGGTAAATAGGCGGTTCGATTCCGCTGTGTGTCTTAATAATGGGTTAGATGAATTTATGGGTTGCTGTTTGATATCGAGTATGATATATTTATATCGAGGACGATATCAGGCGTCCGATATCAAACAGAGAGAAGGAATAATCGATTTATGGCAGAAATCATCAATTACGCAACACCAAAAGGAAAGTCTGAGGTGGAAGAGGCTATTTTACAACTGAGCGAGAAAGCCGAAAAAGGTAATAAACAGGCTACTCGTGAGTTGGACGATATCCTTTACACCTTGGAACGATACGAAGACGGAATGCCACATTCACGGCAATTAAGGGGGCGTCTTTATGAACTGCGTCCCGGAAGGTACAGAATCCTTTACTTTCGTTGGCAGGGTAAACTGGTACTACTGACGATGTTCAGGAAGAGTACCCAGCAAACCCCAGTTCACGAGATTGAACGTGCCGAATCAAGAATGAAGGATTGGCTTAATCTTTACAAGGAGTAACGAGAATGGTAGGGAGGCTGGAATACAGCCTCCAAAATTCCGGCTTAGTGGAGGTGAAAACATAAATGGAAGATAATAAATTTAAAACTTGGTCCGACCTTAAGAGTAAATTGACCTACAAAACAGATCATGAAAAGAAAGTAATTTCTGAGATGGCACGTATGGTGAATGCGATCGTTAAAAGACGTAAAGAGCTTGGTCTCACTCAACGCGAAGTAGCTGAGAGAGCGGGCGTTACGCAGGCGCAAATTGCGCGATTGGAAACATCGACTTCTGTACCATCCATTGAAACAGTGATCAAAGTTGGCATGGCACTTGGTCTCACGGTTGGTTTTAAAGAATCCGCTGATGAACAAGCAGCCTCCAAACTGGTTTATGCGTGATCTTAAGGTGTAATAAGTAATATGATATTTCTGCCATAAAATATCAGGAGGGAGCCGAAAGGCTCCTTTTTCTTTTGTGATTTTAACTATCTTGTGAGAGGAGCTGAATTGTGATGGCAGGAGGACGGAAAAGTAAATATCAAACCCACGTTGAACCCAAGCTCCTGCTTATCGAAGCATGGGCACGTGATGGGATGATTCAGGAGGATATTGCCAAGAAACTTGGGGTGGCGATGTCCTCTTTTTCTGAGTATAAGAACAAATACCCGGAATTATCGGAAGCCCTAAAAAGAGGGCAGGAAGTCATTGATGTGCAAGTGGAAAATGCACTGCTTAAGCGAGCGATGGGGTATCGGTATGATGAGGTGACATGCGAGTATGGTGAGGAAACCAAGCGAGTTACCAAAGAGGTACAACCGGATGTGACCGCACAAATATTCTGGCTTAAGAACCGTAAGCCGGATGTGTGGCGGGATAAAAAAGAAGTGGATGCGAATGTAAGGGCTGCTAAGCTGGAGGATCTGCTATGATTACCTGCCGGCAGATCATTGACCGTCGCCGTGAGTTGTGGGAACAGAACCATGATGTGGAGCAGGATAAAGCCTATCGTGAATCCGTTGCTGTTTATTTGGTTGATCATCCCGAGGTACGGGCTGAGGTCCGAGACCACCCAGAATGCTTGATTGAAATGCTGTTCGTTATCGTCGATAAGGATAAGCAGACTTCACCATTTTTCCTGAATGACGCGCAGCGCAGCTTCTGTGACAAGCTCAATGCGGCCATAGAAGAGTTCAAGGCAGGCAGGCGGCTACACCTTAAGTTTCTCGTCCTGAAGGGGAGGCAGCAGGGGTTTACCTCTTTCATCACTGCTTACCAATTGGCCTGTACCATCACCCGTAAGAACTTTGAAGGGTTCACAGCAGCCGATGAAGATGGTAACAGTAGCGCCATTTTTGAGAACAAGGCCAAGTATCCATACAACGCGCTGCCAGATGCAATCAAGCCCACCGAGAAGTTCAACAACCGCAAGCAGCTCCTGTTCGATAAGCTGCACAGCTCGTGGGAAATCAAAACGGCCAGCCGGAACATGGGGCGTTCCCGTACAATCAACTTCTTTCATGGTAGCGAGGTTGCTTTCTGGCGTGACGGGATCAGCGGTGTACAGGCCGGGCTAGGTGAAGCTCTGACCAAGGATGCCATACAGATATACGAGTCTACCGCCAACGGATATAACGAGTATAAAGACCTGTGGGACAGTGAGGCCTGGGAGAATTGCTTCTTCGCTTGGTGGTTGACCCGCGAATATCGAATGGCGTTCGAAAGCCCTGAGCGTGACAAGTGGTTCCGTAGTCAAGTTGCTGGAGCTGCGGGCTGGATATGGGAACGATGCCGATGGCTGCTGGATACGATTGAGCTGGAATGGTCGCAGGTCTATTGGTACTACGTCAAATACGACGGGTACATCAACAAAGACATGATCAAGCAGGAGTATCCTTGTTCACCGCATGAAGCATTCTTGGCTTCTGGCCGTTGCGTGTTTAATCAGGAAATCATCGTCATGCGAATCGAATACCTCAAGCGTATATACGCCCAGCAGCCCCCTAAACGGGGCTATTTTCGTTTTCGCTGGAACGATGCTGAGACACAAGACCGCATCATAGATGATTCCATAGAGTGGGTGGACAAGGCTGACGGGCCAATCACCATCTATCAGGATGTGCAGCATCGGTACCCGTATGTTGTCGGCGGTGACACTAAGGGTGAAGGCCGAGATAAGTACGCAGCCACTGTCATTAATAACGTGACGGGCAAGCGTTGCGCCACGCTTCATTGGGAGCTGAACACCAGTAAGCCGTACACCTGGCAGATATATTGTCTTGGTCGCCATTTCAATACGGCACTGATTGGCATTGAGATGAACTTTAATACAGCTCCAATTGAAGAGCTGGAACGGCTCAAGTATCCCAAACAATACATGCGCCAGCAGTATGACAGCATGGCTAAACAGGTTCAGCGTAAATACGGCTGGAAGACAGACGGCAATACGCGACCTTTGATCATAGATAAGACGGTGGATCTGATTGAGAACAATATTGATTTGTTCGTGGATATCACCTTTTTGGAAGAGTGCCTGACATTCGTGTATGACGACAACAACCGTCCAGACGCTGAGAACGGCAAGCATGATGATGTCCTTATATCGGACATGATCGCCAATGAGATCCGCAGCCAACAAAGCTTTATTGTTCGGGACGATCCGGTGGAGGCTAAGCCTTTGCCATTCCCGTTTCAGTCCAATACAGATGGTGACGATGAAGGAGGGTTCCTAACATGGTAAACGAGATGATGGTAATCGGTAATCTACTTGCCTTACCGAATCTGGAGGAAGAGACAGTAAAAGTGGTTAACAAGACGCTGCGTGACATGGTAGGCCAGTACACATACAGCCGCCCACCTGATACAGAGTTTCAGCCGACTGACCCTATCGCGGTAGCTCAAAAGGCTGTTGCCGATGTGTTTGGTCAGAGCGTGCTAGATGAATGGATGAATGGGGTGACGCCGCGTGGCAATGCAGACAGCTGAGGAAACCACAATACAGAAACAGTACAAGGCCGGGCTAAACTACATGCAGCAGATGGGGTTTACAGATGCTTGGCCTGAATACGAGCGGTTCAAAGCTGGTGACCAGTGGCCGAAGCCTACAGCCAAGACCAAGACGATGCCGCGTCCTGTGTTCAATATCATCCGGTACATTCAGAATCACAAAGTTTCATCTGTAATGAATGAGAACGTCAATATGCTGTTCTCAGCACAGGAGAATGTTAACGGTATGCCGGAAGAAGCTGAGGCCGAAGTCAAACGAGCTCAAGAGGCTGGCGACCTGTTTACTCGCTTTTCCGCTACCACTTGGGAGAACAGTAAACAGGATGAGCTGAATGAGGAAGCACTGGAGAGTTGTTCCAGCGTTGGTACGGGTATCTGGCATTACTACTGGGATAGCAGTCGTAAAGGCGGCTTGACGCGTCCGTATCAGGGCGAAATGGTGGGTGAAGTGCTGGACCCAATCAATGTATTTTTCGGCAATCCGCAACAGCGCAAAGTGCAGAAGCAGCCTTACATCATTATCAGCAGCAGGGAGCCGTTGGATGTGGTGAAGAAAGAGGCTACGGCGAACGGACTGAGTGCAGACAAGTTGTTATTTATATCCGCTGATAAGGAAACACAGGTCGAGGCGTATGATCCGGCAAAGCGGGAACTGGATGGATCTGAAAAGGTTACGTTGTTGACGAAATATTGGAAGGAAGACGGTAAAATCTACTTTTCCAAAGAGGCATCAGGGCAGACGGTTAAACCGAAACAGGATACAGGCTTTACGCTGTACCCGATCATTGTCATGCAGTGGGAACGCCGGAAGAAGTCCATTCACGGAGTGGGTGACACTGAGGGCATTATACCGAATCAGAAAGCTATCAATTTCCTTATGGCCATGCAGCTCCTGTCTGTACAGCTCACGGGCTGGCCTAAGATGGTATACAATCCGAATTTTATAGATGCCAAGTCGCTGAACAATGACCCAAGCCAGGCAATCCCCGACCAGTCTCCACCAGGACAAAGGTCAATTGATTACCTGACACCGGGGCCTGTGTCCAGCTTGGCTAATGGTCTTGTTGAATCTTTCATGGACTATACCAAAATGTTGTCGTCTGCTCAGGATGCCAGCACGGGGGATATGTCGTCCGGTAATCTCAACGCCACGGCCATTATGTTGTTGCAAAAAGCCGCAGGGGTGCCAATTGAGACCATCAAAAAACGATTCTACCGGGCGATTGAGGATATCGGTAGGGTGTGGGAACAGTTCTGGAAGGTGCGCTATAACACGACAAGACGTGTCAATCTGGAAAATGATGATGGCGAGGAATACAGTCAGGAGTTTACAGGTACGGATTACGCCGACATCGAGCTCAACCTAAAAATAGACGTTGGGCCTGCTTCCACCTACAGCGAGGAACTTATGATGTCCTCCCTTGATAAGCTGTTCGACAGCCAACAGATCACATTGGAAGATTACCTGGAGTTCGCGCCGAAGAATGTCATTCCGTTCAAAGACCGTTTGCTGAAACGCATCAAGGAGCGTCAAGAACAGCAGGTGGCGCAGGAGCAAGCTATGCAGCAGATGCAGGCACAGCAGCCACAGGAAGATCCGGCAGCGGCACAAGAGGCACAACTCCAGCAGCAGTTAGCTCTTAAACAACAGGATCATGCCAACCGCATGGAGCTGGAGCAAGTCAAAGCACAAACCCAATTACAGCAGGCAGCTATGAAGCAGCCTGAATCTAAATAATTCTGGCTTCCGCTGAGACTGCGGTGGCCTATTCTATTTTCAAAATTCGGACGTAATAGCTGTGGTCGTCGCACAGCAGGAGGATCGGTATGGATGAAGAACAATTGCAAGGCCAATCGGGCGTAGAGGTTCCCGTCGCCGGGGAACAACAGGAAGGACAGCAAACGGAAACTACAGCCACCGAAACGGGCGCAGCATCACCTGAGGTCGCCGCTCAGAGTGGAGAGGATAAAGATTATGGCCCGATCATTACGGCAGAGATTGCCCGTAGAGAGGCCAAGCTTCAGGAACGATATGGCGCTACCCAGAAGAATCTGGAGCGTGTAGCTAAGCTGTACGGCTTTCAGGATGTTGATCAATACATGACTGCTCTTGATCAGTACGAGCGTGAGCAGGAAATCGCTGCCGAAGCGCAGCGCCTGGGTATCGATGAACAATTGGTGATTGAACACCTTGCCCCATTACGGGAAAAGCTGACCAAATACGAACAGGAAATGCAGTCAGTCCGCGAGGAAAAAGAGCTACTTCGTGTGGAACGGGAAATCGCGGATCTGACCAAACAGTATCCCGATTTTGGGCAGTATCAGGACAAGGTGATTCAGAAGGCCATAGAAACAGGCTACCGTCTGGAGGATGCCTATAAGCTGGTCACTTTCGAGGACAAGCTAGCCAATGTCAGCAAGCAGACCGAAGCGGATACCATCCGCAAATTGCAGGAGAATGCCAACAGCACACCGGGGGCGCTTGGAAGCGAAGGCGCTGAGCACAAGACGGGGTTTGCAGCTCTGTCTAAAGCGGATCAACGAAAAATGATAGAAGAGGTCAAAGCCGGAAGGCGGACTTCACTTTAATATTGAGAGGATGATTTTAAATGCCAACACAAGTACAGTCCTATAACAATACTACAGGCACTAACCAGCTATCTGCGGAGAACGCAACGTTCTACCAAACTGCAATGCTGGATCGGTTGGTACCGGAGCTTGTATACATGAAATACGGCGATAAGAAGAACATTCCTAAACGGTCAGGGGCTACAGCTCAATGGCGACGACTGAACAGTTTGGCCGTTTCCACTACCGCCGTAACAGAGGGTGTCACGCCGGATGCAGTAAACTTGGATATCACAGCTGTTACCGCCACGGTACAGACATACGGTGCTTGGACGAAAATTTCTGACTTCTTAGATCTGGTCGGCCTTGATCCGATACTGACAGAAACATCAGAGTTGATGGGTGAACACGCTGGGGAATCGTCTGATACTATTGTTCGAGATGTTATTTTTGCAGGTACCAACGTGCAATATGCCAACGGTAAGGCTACTCGTGC from Paenibacillus sp. FSL R10-2782 includes the following:
- a CDS encoding virulence-associated E family protein — its product is MTELELDISFGKHRADTNWKPEYLTWEEFVTRLQKVRRTVETMAQYDGMNAASQGKAKDGPAFVGGMIRGGRRKKENVDTRSLITLDIDNGDDDFIFTCDLVLGGTAYVVYSTHSHRPHKPKYRLIIPVDRAMSPDEYAAVSRKLAEQIGMTYFDRTTFDVHRLMYMPSCSKDANPVIEVFDGDPLDVDQVLAQYTNWQDVMAWPRHKDDKGGPVLFGKRAQDPREKFGVIGLFCRAFSIEEGIDTFLSDTYTPGTMENRYTYIPGTSANGLEVYPDQDLAYSHQDSDPVADGRTYNVFDLLRVHKFGHLDERVKDHTPDAKKPSHLAMEQWAATRPEVKKLSTAERMADFAEMAEGFEPDSDDEDPEDDEWETKLELHHKTGALLPTAGNVELILTHDIWRGILAFDAFGNTEVIKKPLPWRQRDRENRDYEPWLGADDKRLQHWFAKAHSINSAKTIQNAFTEVVHRNTFHPIKAYLEAIPWDGVPRAERIFVDYLGAPDTHYTRQATRKMLLAAVMRLYRPGCKFDQMLVLVGPQGAGKSSLLAKLGREWFSDSLRTFENKEAGEHLQSGWIFEIGELSALKKTEVDEVKAFLSKTEDRYRVAYDRQVTEFPRKCVFFGTTNTRDFLRDTTGNRRFWPVEIFPDNAALSHWDDMDDDVVRQIWAEVIRWFKAGETLELDREARVAAEQQQASHMESDPRDGLIQEWLDQPIEDEMGRPTEDFRDRVCASQIWTECLGNKKGSLRSWEAKEIMSIMRSMPGWEERKGKAKVTGYGVQRVFERLH
- a CDS encoding VRR-NUC domain-containing protein, whose amino-acid sequence is MRESTLERKLVDAVKRIGGMAPKWTSPGNRGVPDRLVILPNGLTVYVEMKASGKPLQPLQVHWAKKLTKLGHRVYKIDSAAAIDQFIKEVSSVEI
- a CDS encoding DEAD/DEAH box helicase; translation: MRYKAHQYQDYATERILDTPYIALLLEMGLGKTVSTLTAIDLLLNEYFEAGRVLVIAPLRVAEDTWAREVEKWDHLKHLRISKVLGSAAVRRKALKADADLYVINRENVEWLVSEYGTKWPFDTVVIDELSSFKNHQSKRFRALRRIRPMVKRLIGLTGTPAPNGLMDLWAPVYLLDQGDRLGKTVTSFRDRYFVPGERDGHVVYKWHEKKEAQERIYEAISDIAVSMKAEDWLELPERIDRIVDIRLSPKAQELYEKLEEDLLIPFRDADVVASTAAVLSNKLLQMASGAVYDEDKGVKLIHDAKLDALEDIIEAANGKPVMVFYNFKHSLARIQQRFPQGRILRKGKDGTEDIRAWNNDEIPLLLLHPKSAGHGLNLQDSSCQTVVWFDQIWSLEEDQQANARVHRQGQTRRIVVMRLVAAGTIDEDAVAALERKASGQDALMDAVKARIERVKGS
- a CDS encoding DUF3310 domain-containing protein; protein product: MKKDMVNSPDHYTTGGIETIDFIQAKLGVEGFRDYCVGNVIKYCSRYKHKGGKEDLQKARWYLDRMIQDGEQNE
- a CDS encoding RNA polymerase subunit sigma-24, coding for MSEQLTVNQLQEYKRLLARIKVLETYSITGGLLLSTLAGDDRLQELHKKLRGIKTYMYLNRHELELEQTAHAYLTRYPTGTRAQLAEVRQCVGADPDDDKLLRELEQKIQKVIKARGGEVDGYGFEDILDRISQLQDLESQKKYFLLTLDTLTGYNQKYGRILYLQYVEFKEPGDIADEMGISLPTLYKWRRLAIREYAGLIDGVLPIKL
- a CDS encoding type II toxin-antitoxin system RelE/ParE family toxin, giving the protein MAEIINYATPKGKSEVEEAILQLSEKAEKGNKQATRELDDILYTLERYEDGMPHSRQLRGRLYELRPGRYRILYFRWQGKLVLLTMFRKSTQQTPVHEIERAESRMKDWLNLYKE
- a CDS encoding helix-turn-helix transcriptional regulator, producing the protein MEDNKFKTWSDLKSKLTYKTDHEKKVISEMARMVNAIVKRRKELGLTQREVAERAGVTQAQIARLETSTSVPSIETVIKVGMALGLTVGFKESADEQAASKLVYA
- a CDS encoding transposase, which codes for MAGGRKSKYQTHVEPKLLLIEAWARDGMIQEDIAKKLGVAMSSFSEYKNKYPELSEALKRGQEVIDVQVENALLKRAMGYRYDEVTCEYGEETKRVTKEVQPDVTAQIFWLKNRKPDVWRDKKEVDANVRAAKLEDLL